The bacterium genome window below encodes:
- a CDS encoding succinylglutamate desuccinylase/aspartoacylase family protein, translated as MAEIQKKFMDINVKNIKPFKLHYWEIDSGRPGPCFFINAEQHGIEVMGCEIIRRFCPVAAEKIVKGKFYLLPFSNPPALWNRRHHVYSEPGLPKGRGQDNMNRGWPGNPEGHEIEQIVYIIYETLAKEATHNIDMHCYSFFGIAFAGACDNEETASFTIASALPLIVINKREHDNLPGGINKIFDRTGRPSFYTEFSGQYMLSEKQIKLGLRMLENCSKHIGMFDGEPEGTEKSLVARDGVPAPVPVVAPCNGLFIENGWEPGDYVKKGDILGTLFSDSNLEIEEVIAPISGLLTTYGCHRRLSDVDLASMHPYADKGDLLANIREVEK; from the coding sequence ATGGCTGAGATACAAAAAAAGTTTATGGATATAAATGTTAAAAACATAAAACCGTTCAAATTGCATTATTGGGAAATAGACTCAGGAAGACCAGGTCCTTGTTTTTTCATTAATGCTGAACAGCATGGGATAGAAGTTATGGGTTGCGAAATTATTAGAAGGTTTTGTCCTGTTGCTGCAGAAAAAATTGTTAAAGGCAAGTTTTATCTCCTACCTTTTTCTAACCCGCCTGCTTTGTGGAACAGAAGACACCACGTTTACTCTGAACCCGGACTTCCCAAAGGAAGGGGACAAGATAATATGAATAGAGGGTGGCCAGGTAACCCTGAAGGGCATGAAATTGAACAGATAGTTTATATAATATATGAAACACTTGCCAAAGAAGCAACCCATAATATAGATATGCACTGTTATAGTTTTTTTGGTATTGCTTTTGCTGGCGCCTGCGATAATGAAGAGACGGCATCTTTTACTATTGCTTCTGCGCTACCTTTAATTGTAATAAATAAAAGAGAACACGATAACCTACCTGGTGGTATAAACAAAATATTTGATAGAACAGGTAGACCTTCTTTTTATACAGAGTTTTCAGGCCAATATATGTTATCAGAAAAACAGATTAAACTTGGGTTGAGAATGCTGGAAAACTGTTCAAAACATATAGGGATGTTTGATGGAGAACCAGAAGGTACTGAAAAATCCCTTGTAGCACGAGATGGTGTACCCGCACCTGTTCCAGTTGTTGCTCCTTGCAACGGACTCTTTATTGAAAACGGTTGGGAACCGGGCGATTATGTGAAAAAAGGCGATATACTGGGCACTCTATTTAGCGATTCAAATCTGGAAATAGAAGAGGTAATAGCTCCCATAAGTGGGCTTCTAACGACCTACGGTTGCCACAGAAGAC